A genomic window from Microscilla marina ATCC 23134 includes:
- a CDS encoding glycine--tRNA ligase, with product MAQKNKKNKGLDNPLQPIISHAKEYGFIFPSSEIYGGLQAVYDYGSNGAELKKNLKEVWWKAMTQFNQNVVGIDAAIFMHPTTWKASGHVDSFSDPMVDNKDSNKRYRVDVLLEDKANEYRKAGDTAKAGALEQELGRLMDVEDMDGLRELLISEGIKCAISGTDNWTEVRQFNLMFSTEIGSVADESNKIYLRPETAQGIFVNFMNVQKTSRQQIPFGIAQIGKAFRNEIVARQFVFRMREFEQMEMQYFVRPGEEMQWYDHWKETRMKFLQAIGLPAEKLRYHDHIKLAHYANAAADIEFEFPIGFKELEGIHSRTDFDLSKHAEFSKTKIQYVDDTIEDKDKRKYIPYVVETSIGLDRLFLAVLSNSLTTAEGIDAKGNAKTRTFLKIHPALAPNKVAVFPLLRKDGLPEIAKGIFNDLRHDFKTIYEERGAIGKLYTRQDMIGTPFCITVDHQTKEDNTVTVRERDTTEQKRVKIEDLHAMINKEVSLRNIFDKLI from the coding sequence ATGGCACAGAAAAATAAAAAAAACAAGGGTTTAGATAACCCATTACAACCTATTATTTCTCACGCAAAAGAGTATGGGTTTATTTTTCCCTCCAGTGAGATTTACGGAGGCTTGCAAGCCGTATATGACTATGGGTCGAACGGAGCAGAGCTAAAGAAAAACTTAAAAGAGGTCTGGTGGAAAGCCATGACCCAGTTTAATCAGAATGTGGTAGGAATAGATGCGGCCATTTTTATGCATCCTACTACCTGGAAAGCGTCAGGGCACGTTGACAGTTTCAGCGACCCTATGGTTGACAACAAAGACTCTAACAAACGCTACAGGGTAGATGTGTTGCTGGAAGACAAAGCCAATGAGTACCGCAAGGCGGGCGATACTGCCAAAGCTGGTGCCCTAGAGCAGGAGTTGGGCAGGCTAATGGATGTGGAAGATATGGATGGCTTACGTGAGCTACTCATTAGTGAAGGTATCAAATGTGCCATCTCTGGTACTGACAACTGGACAGAAGTACGCCAGTTTAACCTCATGTTTTCTACCGAAATAGGGTCAGTGGCAGACGAGTCTAATAAGATATATTTACGTCCTGAAACGGCACAAGGTATTTTTGTAAACTTTATGAATGTACAAAAAACCAGTCGCCAGCAAATCCCTTTTGGTATAGCCCAAATAGGAAAAGCTTTCAGAAACGAGATTGTAGCGCGCCAATTTGTATTTCGTATGCGCGAATTTGAGCAAATGGAAATGCAATACTTTGTACGCCCTGGTGAAGAAATGCAGTGGTATGACCACTGGAAAGAAACTCGTATGAAGTTTTTACAGGCAATTGGTTTACCTGCCGAAAAACTACGTTACCATGACCATATTAAGTTGGCACATTATGCCAATGCAGCAGCTGATATTGAGTTTGAGTTTCCGATCGGTTTCAAAGAACTGGAAGGCATCCATTCACGTACCGACTTTGACCTGAGCAAACACGCAGAGTTCTCAAAAACTAAAATCCAGTACGTAGACGACACCATAGAAGACAAAGACAAACGTAAATACATTCCTTATGTAGTAGAAACCTCTATTGGTTTAGATCGTTTGTTTTTGGCAGTATTGTCTAACTCGCTCACCACCGCTGAAGGGATAGATGCTAAAGGAAATGCCAAAACACGCACTTTCTTAAAAATACACCCAGCACTGGCTCCAAACAAGGTGGCTGTTTTTCCATTATTACGCAAAGATGGTTTGCCAGAAATAGCCAAAGGTATTTTCAATGACTTGCGTCACGACTTCAAAACAATCTATGAAGAACGCGGAGCCATTGGTAAATTATATACCCGTCAAGACATGATTGGAACACCATTCTGTATTACTGTAGATCATCAAACCAAAGAAGACAATACAGTTACAGTACGTGAGCGTGATACTACCGAACAGAAGCGAGTGAAAATTGAAGATTTGCACGCAATGATCAACAAAGAGGTCTCATTGAGAAATATTTTTGACAAGCTTATATAA
- a CDS encoding GIY-YIG nuclease family protein → MNFYVYILYSPSLDRYYVGFTQNLSSRLARHNSGGSRATKPGIPWELKYSEVYETRSEAMVRERAIKAKKSRKYLDHLILGQS, encoded by the coding sequence ATGAATTTTTATGTATATATCCTTTACTCTCCTTCTTTAGACAGGTATTATGTTGGTTTTACCCAAAATCTATCCTCACGTTTGGCTCGCCATAATTCTGGCGGTAGTCGTGCAACTAAACCTGGCATTCCTTGGGAATTGAAATACTCAGAAGTGTATGAGACTCGTAGCGAGGCAATGGTGCGTGAACGTGCTATCAAAGCAAAGAAATCAAGAAAGTATTTAGATCATTTAATATTAGGTCAGTCTTAA
- a CDS encoding LytR/AlgR family response regulator transcription factor gives MANLKCLIVDDEPLALDILETYIQRIDSLELVARCNNAIEAFNLIQQKEIDLLFLDIQMPKLTGIDFLKNINNPPKVVFTTAYRDYALEGYELDAVDYLLKPISFERFLRAVNKVSQMNNPTPTVATIPTTSTIDNSGYDQAFIYLKADKKMIKFLLKDILYIESLKDYVRVKTAHKEVVAYQKISYLEEKLPENKFLRVHRSFIVAIDKVEAFSATTIEINGKEIPIGRNYKNVVLKVLNQNNLLGES, from the coding sequence ATGGCTAACTTAAAATGTTTGATTGTAGACGATGAACCGCTTGCCTTGGATATTCTGGAAACATACATTCAGCGTATAGACAGTCTTGAACTGGTGGCACGATGTAACAATGCTATAGAGGCATTTAACCTGATTCAACAAAAAGAGATAGATTTGCTTTTTTTGGATATACAAATGCCTAAACTTACTGGCATCGATTTCTTAAAAAATATCAATAACCCACCTAAAGTAGTTTTCACTACTGCTTACCGTGATTATGCATTGGAAGGCTACGAATTAGACGCCGTTGACTACTTGTTGAAACCTATTTCGTTTGAACGCTTTTTGAGGGCAGTAAACAAAGTTTCACAAATGAACAACCCTACGCCAACAGTTGCCACAATACCCACAACGAGTACCATAGATAATTCAGGGTATGACCAGGCTTTTATTTACCTGAAGGCAGATAAGAAAATGATTAAGTTTTTACTAAAAGATATTTTGTATATCGAAAGCCTGAAGGATTATGTAAGAGTAAAAACTGCTCACAAAGAAGTAGTGGCGTATCAAAAAATAAGTTATTTGGAAGAGAAACTGCCCGAAAACAAGTTTTTAAGGGTACATCGTTCTTTTATTGTGGCAATAGACAAGGTAGAGGCTTTTTCGGCTACAACCATAGAGATTAATGGTAAAGAGATTCCTATTGGACGAAATTATAAAAATGTAGTGCTCAAGGTACTTAATCAGAATAACTTACTGGGAGAAAGTTAA
- a CDS encoding sensor histidine kinase — protein MTFNLLPKYKSNHQRLLLHVLFWVSYVLFFTILWGSYDDHYYRELKVQILLLPGRMLIVYFNLYFLLPRFLLKKRYLSYVLWLIPTSMLIGMLSRSLIFYFYYPIYNPGFIKTTYLTTEVIVQYMIPAHISNLWSVFKVIKYAVGFNTVLLLTTGVKILKFWYKDKQAAKLLEKEKLEAELKFLKGQIHPHFLFNTLNNLYALTLKKDEHAPEIVLKLSDLMNYMLYDTNTQYIDIEKEINYIKNYIALEKIRYGNRVDISFNIAGQVAGNKIAPMLILPFVENSFKHGVSGEIDHAWITIDLLLQGNQMTLKVENSKSTEYIKRSQREYASGIGLVNVKRRLDLLYTDQYELKVFDEEPSTYLVVLKLTLESSFVAFDSVKPQGDQEQISPQKPVKN, from the coding sequence ATGACATTTAATCTATTACCAAAGTATAAATCTAACCATCAACGGTTATTACTGCATGTACTGTTCTGGGTAAGCTATGTCTTATTCTTTACCATACTTTGGGGCAGTTATGATGACCACTATTACCGCGAACTAAAAGTGCAAATTTTGCTGTTACCAGGCAGAATGTTAATTGTCTATTTCAACTTATACTTTCTACTACCTCGTTTTTTACTAAAAAAACGCTACCTCAGTTATGTTCTTTGGCTTATTCCTACCTCCATGCTGATAGGTATGCTTAGTCGTTCCTTAATTTTTTACTTTTACTACCCTATTTATAACCCTGGGTTTATTAAAACAACATATTTGACTACTGAAGTAATTGTTCAGTATATGATACCAGCACATATAAGCAACCTATGGTCGGTATTCAAAGTGATTAAATATGCTGTGGGGTTCAACACAGTACTATTGCTTACTACCGGGGTTAAAATCCTCAAGTTTTGGTACAAAGATAAACAAGCAGCAAAATTGCTGGAAAAGGAAAAGTTAGAAGCTGAGCTCAAGTTTTTGAAAGGACAAATTCACCCACATTTTTTGTTTAACACGCTCAATAACTTGTATGCGCTTACGCTAAAAAAAGACGAACATGCCCCCGAAATAGTGCTTAAGCTGTCAGACTTGATGAATTATATGCTATATGACACCAACACACAATATATAGACATAGAGAAGGAAATTAACTACATAAAAAACTACATCGCGCTTGAAAAAATCCGCTATGGCAATCGGGTAGATATTTCTTTTAATATAGCTGGGCAAGTGGCAGGCAACAAGATAGCCCCTATGCTGATACTGCCTTTTGTAGAAAACAGCTTTAAACATGGGGTAAGTGGAGAGATTGATCATGCCTGGATTACGATAGATTTACTATTACAGGGCAATCAAATGACACTGAAAGTGGAAAACAGCAAAAGTACTGAATACATAAAACGCTCGCAAAGAGAATACGCCAGTGGTATAGGTTTGGTAAATGTAAAGCGCCGTCTGGATTTATTGTATACTGATCAATACGAACTGAAGGTGTTTGATGAAGAACCATCTACTTACCTGGTTGTACTTAAACTTACACTAGAGTCGTCATTTGTGGCATTTGATTCGGTAAAACCTCAAGGTGATCAGGAACAAATATCCCCTCAAAAACCAGTGAAAAACTAA
- a CDS encoding SUMF1/EgtB/PvdO family nonheme iron enzyme, with translation MRLTWLYIKNTISWCCLLAILGACSSVSKKAKSFEDLPKEYTGLKKMVLVPTEVAGHEFYIDVTPVTYQDFRKYVQAGGTIAAYWDEATYNKSLQPVTGINWYHAIDYCNWRSKMEGLPPAYVPSGKLDVWGYPGWRLNKESEGYRLPFESEFMTAAQGGKGKRAYPWGSRFDPTKANYDNERGVKTGKWWRLAKVNELPKNDFGIGGMSGNVWHWCNDWHTTNRTKVLKGGSWGSINPKYLQINYRSFSAPSNYNFDIGFRCVRPAYGISKRDSTAQKTTQRKFYQYQTSHYNQPLRIDYYGTKFTQRLATFLGDYFPQSLYFLEQVDAQPKITPLQMAKAIVSVTRQHNINPLFLTAIMVSESGLGSCSFPRWYNNPMAFHWQNRLMVNGLPTYQAMPGKLNRKYRNLKAAFQAFCYGIRRNIYYAAARENLYDFHMVYVGYESDVWLYTIARVFKDVAGIRFEADEPMQNAGAMIYHDWEQIKQRIKAPKPTSLHQYDKTRHTSPPQTSTKTISGRYYLIAGSYTHLASAQQKLQHLRQAGFANARLLQSQRRLRVAFDAGYQTRQLAVIAKQKLKTTYTDVWIWRGR, from the coding sequence ATGAGGTTAACTTGGCTATATATCAAAAACACCATCAGCTGGTGTTGCTTGTTGGCAATACTTGGAGCTTGTTCGTCGGTTAGTAAAAAAGCAAAATCGTTTGAAGATTTACCCAAAGAATATACAGGACTCAAAAAAATGGTGCTTGTGCCCACCGAAGTTGCCGGTCATGAGTTTTATATAGATGTTACTCCAGTAACTTATCAGGATTTTAGGAAGTATGTACAAGCTGGAGGAACCATTGCTGCCTATTGGGATGAAGCCACCTATAACAAAAGCCTGCAGCCTGTCACTGGGATTAATTGGTACCACGCTATAGACTACTGCAATTGGCGTAGTAAGATGGAGGGGCTACCTCCTGCCTATGTGCCTTCTGGTAAGTTAGATGTGTGGGGGTACCCAGGTTGGAGGCTCAACAAGGAATCTGAAGGCTATCGTTTGCCTTTTGAGTCAGAGTTTATGACAGCTGCCCAAGGGGGTAAAGGTAAAAGAGCCTACCCGTGGGGCAGTCGTTTTGACCCAACAAAGGCAAATTATGACAACGAACGAGGGGTGAAAACCGGTAAGTGGTGGCGCTTGGCTAAAGTAAACGAGTTGCCTAAAAATGATTTTGGAATTGGAGGAATGAGTGGCAATGTTTGGCATTGGTGCAATGACTGGCACACCACCAACCGAACTAAAGTGCTCAAAGGAGGAAGTTGGGGAAGTATAAACCCAAAGTACCTGCAAATAAACTATAGGTCTTTTTCGGCGCCCAGCAACTATAATTTTGATATTGGTTTTCGTTGTGTTCGTCCAGCCTATGGCATATCGAAACGAGACAGTACTGCTCAAAAAACAACCCAGCGTAAATTTTATCAATACCAAACCTCGCACTATAATCAACCATTACGAATAGATTACTATGGTACAAAGTTTACCCAGCGTTTGGCAACTTTTTTAGGCGATTACTTCCCTCAATCTTTGTACTTTCTAGAGCAAGTAGATGCTCAGCCTAAAATAACTCCTTTACAAATGGCGAAGGCTATAGTGTCAGTGACCCGGCAACACAACATAAATCCCTTATTTCTAACGGCGATTATGGTAAGTGAGAGCGGGTTGGGAAGTTGCTCGTTTCCGCGTTGGTATAACAACCCTATGGCTTTTCATTGGCAAAACAGGTTGATGGTTAACGGTTTACCTACCTATCAGGCTATGCCAGGTAAGCTAAACCGCAAATACCGTAACCTCAAGGCAGCTTTTCAAGCATTTTGTTATGGCATTAGACGCAATATTTACTATGCGGCTGCCCGCGAAAACCTATACGACTTTCATATGGTGTATGTGGGCTACGAGAGCGATGTGTGGCTATATACCATTGCCAGAGTCTTTAAAGATGTAGCAGGCATAAGGTTTGAAGCAGATGAACCCATGCAAAATGCTGGTGCAATGATTTACCACGATTGGGAGCAAATAAAACAACGTATTAAAGCGCCCAAGCCAACCTCATTGCACCAGTATGACAAAACAAGGCATACCAGCCCCCCGCAAACCTCTACCAAAACTATATCGGGCAGGTACTATCTTATTGCAGGAAGCTATACCCACCTTGCCAGTGCACAACAAAAGCTACAGCACCTAAGGCAAGCTGGTTTTGCGAATGCCCGTCTGTTGCAAAGCCAACGACGCCTCAGAGTAGCTTTTGATGCAGGCTACCAAACCAGGCAGTTGGCAGTAATAGCCAAACAAAAACTTAAAACTACTTACACCGATGTGTGGATATGGCGTGGAAGGTAG
- a CDS encoding GAF domain-containing SpoIIE family protein phosphatase — protein sequence MQILTNQPTDEISANDLFFYKNWARFARIMQIQSGQDSENWANHVLQHLIPFVEGFQATFYLKNIEDEEVQLESFRFIGGYAIETDQVKDIIYLGEDTIGLVAKSKEKSYITSQEKEPVFKAVNTTLLIPLYSILTLPIIYQKEVYGVLEILFHKPPMQQFLDFLDKINNNIGANLCLLLKDEKIRLQNKDLNHQLRQTRNHLIISEEFRKLHGSLTESVEYAQNIQNAILPGKSSFGKLFQDYFIIYKPKDIVSGDFYWMVQTINRDKENEKLSKTIFLAVVDCTGHGVPGAFMSMIGTMLLNEIVSRKGIDSPARILKMMHIGVRAALKQSEGQNKDGMDICFCKIKPQDDGQQEVTFAGAKRPLYYSEDNQLFKKPGTRRSIGGDSQTRSEPFVNHTIMLSTGDKLFLSTDGFKDVASPKRRNFGQQRLELLLQQGLEDTLQAHRELLLTRLKQHQQDAQQRDDITLIGVQL from the coding sequence ATGCAAATATTAACCAACCAACCTACCGATGAAATTTCGGCTAATGACTTGTTTTTCTATAAAAACTGGGCTCGTTTTGCTCGTATTATGCAGATACAAAGTGGGCAGGACAGCGAAAACTGGGCTAATCATGTTTTACAACACCTTATACCCTTTGTAGAAGGTTTTCAAGCGACCTTTTATCTCAAAAACATTGAAGATGAAGAGGTTCAACTAGAAAGCTTTCGTTTTATAGGTGGTTATGCCATAGAGACTGACCAGGTGAAGGACATCATATATTTAGGCGAAGATACTATAGGGTTGGTAGCCAAAAGTAAAGAGAAATCGTACATTACCTCTCAGGAAAAGGAACCCGTTTTTAAAGCTGTCAACACTACGCTATTAATTCCTCTATATAGCATACTTACTTTACCTATTATTTATCAAAAAGAAGTGTATGGGGTGTTAGAAATATTGTTTCATAAACCCCCAATGCAACAATTTCTCGATTTTTTGGATAAAATCAATAACAATATCGGGGCGAACCTTTGCTTATTGCTCAAAGATGAAAAAATTAGGCTGCAAAATAAAGATCTCAACCATCAACTCAGGCAAACTCGTAATCACCTGATCATTTCGGAGGAGTTTCGTAAACTACACGGCAGCCTGACGGAAAGCGTGGAGTACGCACAAAATATCCAAAATGCGATTTTGCCTGGTAAATCAAGCTTTGGCAAATTGTTCCAAGACTACTTTATCATTTATAAACCCAAAGACATTGTTTCAGGAGATTTCTACTGGATGGTACAAACAATTAATCGTGATAAAGAAAACGAAAAACTCTCAAAAACAATTTTTCTGGCAGTGGTAGATTGTACAGGGCATGGGGTGCCAGGTGCTTTTATGAGCATGATTGGTACTATGCTGCTCAATGAGATCGTCAGTAGAAAAGGCATAGATAGCCCAGCCCGTATCTTAAAAATGATGCACATTGGTGTAAGGGCTGCCCTTAAGCAGTCTGAGGGGCAAAACAAAGACGGAATGGATATTTGCTTTTGCAAAATAAAGCCCCAGGATGATGGCCAACAGGAAGTAACTTTTGCTGGGGCAAAGCGCCCTTTGTACTATTCAGAAGATAATCAATTATTTAAAAAACCTGGTACCCGTAGAAGCATTGGTGGTGACTCACAAACAAGGAGTGAACCATTTGTAAATCATACGATTATGCTTTCTACAGGAGATAAACTATTTTTATCCACTGATGGTTTCAAAGATGTGGCAAGTCCCAAACGCCGAAATTTTGGCCAGCAACGCCTTGAGCTATTGCTACAACAAGGCTTGGAGGATACCCTGCAAGCACACCGTGAATTGTTGTTAACTCGCCTCAAACAACACCAACAAGATGCTCAGCAAAGAGATGATATAACTCTTATAGGGGTTCAACTATAA